One region of Arcobacter sp. CECT 8983 genomic DNA includes:
- the cmoA gene encoding carboxy-S-adenosyl-L-methionine synthase CmoA → MTDKVFEKSITKQFEFDEEVASVFDDMLNRSVPFYKEMQRLTINFALNYLEDDDTVYDLGCSTASTLIELSKHTSKKLNLIGIDNSPAMLARAANKCKAFGVDIKLLNEDLHTIDYPNAKLIISNYTLQFIRPLQREKLVKKIYEGLKPGGVFIFCEKVISSDKVLGKQYIDEYYEFKKTQGYSEYEISQKREALENVLIPYTDEENKKMILDAGFDHCEILFKWVNFATFIAIKK, encoded by the coding sequence ATGACAGATAAGGTATTTGAAAAATCAATAACAAAACAATTTGAGTTTGACGAAGAAGTAGCATCAGTATTTGACGATATGTTAAATCGTTCTGTTCCTTTTTATAAAGAGATGCAACGATTAACAATAAATTTTGCTCTAAACTATTTAGAAGACGATGATACTGTATATGACTTAGGATGTTCTACAGCTTCGACGCTAATAGAACTATCAAAGCATACTTCTAAAAAGTTAAACTTAATAGGTATAGATAACTCTCCTGCAATGCTTGCAAGAGCAGCTAATAAGTGTAAAGCTTTTGGAGTAGATATTAAACTTTTAAATGAAGACTTACACACTATTGATTATCCTAATGCAAAGCTAATTATCTCTAACTATACACTTCAATTTATAAGACCTCTTCAAAGAGAAAAACTTGTAAAAAAAATTTATGAAGGCCTTAAACCAGGTGGTGTTTTTATTTTTTGTGAAAAAGTAATTTCATCTGATAAAGTTTTAGGTAAACAATACATTGATGAGTATTATGAATTTAAGAAGACTCAAGGCTATAGTGAATATGAGATTTCTCAGAAAAGAGAAGCTTTGGAAAATGTACTTATACCTTATACTGATGAAGAAAACAAAAAGATGATACTTGACGCAGGATTTGACCATTGTGAAATACTATTTAAATGGGTAAACTTTGCTACATTTATTGCAATAAAAAAATAG
- a CDS encoding bifunctional riboflavin kinase/FAD synthetase encodes MKKSSSILTNKKSITAIALGGFDGMHYAHQKLFNKLGKNGGIVSIESGFANLTPKSYRQEYSVYPIYYYELENIKHLTGVEFLNLIKEEFPNLEKIVVGFDFCFGKNRQNCIPQLKELFDGEVIVIDEIKIEDVPVHSRVIREYLKDGNIKFANKLLAKNYKIFGDQIKGQGLGSKSFVPTINLKVDDFLLPNEGVYATHTIIAEESHNSITFLGHRVTTDGSFAVETHILDKTIKNNYRTVQIEFIDKIRDNKKFDSFEELKEQIHKDINNAREILK; translated from the coding sequence ATGAAGAAGAGCTCTTCTATTTTGACAAATAAAAAAAGCATAACTGCAATTGCTTTAGGTGGTTTTGATGGTATGCATTATGCTCACCAAAAGCTATTTAATAAACTTGGCAAAAATGGAGGAATTGTTTCTATTGAATCTGGTTTTGCAAACTTAACTCCTAAAAGTTATAGACAAGAGTATTCTGTTTACCCTATTTACTATTATGAACTTGAAAACATAAAACATCTAACTGGCGTTGAGTTTTTAAACCTTATAAAAGAAGAGTTTCCAAATTTAGAAAAAATAGTTGTAGGCTTTGATTTTTGTTTTGGCAAAAATAGACAAAATTGTATACCTCAATTAAAAGAACTTTTTGATGGAGAAGTTATAGTAATTGATGAAATCAAAATTGAAGATGTTCCTGTTCATTCAAGAGTTATAAGAGAATATCTTAAAGATGGGAATATCAAGTTTGCAAACAAACTTTTAGCTAAAAACTATAAAATATTTGGAGACCAAATAAAAGGTCAAGGCTTAGGAAGTAAGAGTTTTGTACCTACTATAAACCTAAAAGTTGATGACTTTTTATTACCAAATGAAGGTGTATATGCTACACATACTATTATTGCTGAAGAAAGTCATAACTCAATAACATTTTTAGGACATAGAGTAACTACTGATGGTAGCTTTGCAGTTGAAACACACATCTTAGATAAAACTATTAAAAACAATTATAGAACAGTTCAAATTGAATTTATTGATAAAATAAGAGATAATAAAAAATTTGATTCTTTTGAAGAGTTAAAAGAACAAATTCACAAAGATATTAACAATGCTAGAGAAATTTTAAAGTAA
- a CDS encoding TlyA family RNA methyltransferase, with product MRLDLYLTKHFDIQSRNKANELIKAKKVKVDGKIVTKPSFKIYEDNNIELLEDEFYVSRAAYKLKYFIEEFNINLENKEALDIGSSTGGFTQILLEKNVKNVVCVDVGSNQLHERIKDDKRIVFYENQDIRTFKSEKKFDLVTCDVSFISILNIIEDINSHAKNEIIILFKPQFEVGTNIKRDKKGVVKDIKAITKSRDKFLDTCKLLGWNLKACAKSKLEGKDGNEEELFYFDK from the coding sequence ATGCGACTAGATTTATATCTTACAAAACATTTTGATATTCAAAGTAGAAATAAAGCAAACGAACTTATAAAAGCCAAAAAAGTAAAAGTAGATGGAAAAATAGTTACAAAACCATCTTTTAAAATTTACGAAGATAATAATATAGAACTTTTAGAAGATGAGTTTTATGTAAGCCGTGCTGCTTATAAACTAAAATACTTTATTGAAGAGTTTAATATAAACCTTGAAAATAAAGAGGCTTTAGATATTGGAAGTAGTACAGGTGGTTTTACTCAAATACTTTTAGAAAAAAATGTTAAAAATGTTGTTTGTGTTGATGTAGGTTCAAACCAACTACATGAAAGAATAAAAGATGATAAAAGAATTGTCTTTTATGAAAATCAAGATATTAGAACTTTTAAAAGTGAAAAAAAGTTTGACCTTGTAACTTGTGATGTTTCTTTTATCTCTATTTTAAATATTATTGAAGATATAAATTCACATGCTAAAAATGAAATTATAATTTTATTTAAGCCGCAATTTGAAGTTGGAACAAATATAAAAAGAGATAAAAAAGGTGTTGTAAAAGACATCAAAGCTATCACTAAATCAAGGGATAAATTTTTGGATACATGTAAATTACTAGGATGGAATCTAAAAGCTTGTGCAAAAAGTAAACTTGAAGGAAAAGATGGAAATGAAGAAGAGCTCTTCTATTTTGACAAATAA
- a CDS encoding YigZ family protein has translation MYFVKEESSHTYEEKKSKFIAYLVPFNQFDSLMKRLKEEHPKARHFVYAYRHLNEFNQIVENSSDDGEPRGTSGKPALNVLAGNELINCAVIIIRYFGGVKLGTGGLVRAYSDAVNLVISESKLIKYEDKEKYFLTLDYSRLSKIEYLLNELEIEVTNKEFVTDVTLTLLLTKEQKEKLQEQLPIDLLLNN, from the coding sequence ATGTATTTTGTAAAAGAAGAAAGCTCTCATACTTATGAAGAGAAAAAATCAAAGTTTATAGCTTATTTAGTACCTTTTAATCAATTCGATTCGCTTATGAAAAGATTAAAAGAAGAACATCCAAAAGCAAGACACTTTGTTTATGCTTATAGACACTTAAATGAGTTTAACCAAATAGTGGAAAATAGTAGTGATGATGGAGAACCAAGAGGTACAAGTGGAAAGCCTGCACTAAATGTATTAGCTGGAAATGAGCTTATAAACTGTGCTGTTATTATAATAAGATATTTTGGTGGAGTCAAGCTTGGAACTGGTGGATTAGTTAGGGCTTACAGTGATGCTGTAAATTTAGTGATTAGTGAAAGTAAACTGATAAAATATGAAGATAAAGAAAAATATTTTTTAACTTTAGATTATTCAAGGCTTTCTAAAATAGAATATCTTTTAAATGAGTTAGAAATAGAAGTTACAAATAAAGAGTTTGTAACTGATGTAACGTTAACTCTTCTTTTAACTAAAGAACAAAAAGAGAAATTGCAAGAACAACTTCCCATAGACTTACTACTTAATAATTAA
- a CDS encoding type II secretion system protein GspD: MRYLFLTLLLISFSFSKDKIDVNFNNLELLQLIKITSKTLGKKILVSQNIDAKVNFVSNEPISKDELLNILELSLQENGYILQEDKNILKVVKTKKAKKFKIKKEKIYKRKVEVVKLINLDAKHVQKILNKIIEKRETKDSYKTVVIYEESSNSLVLDGLEKQINSLLKIIKTLDKRKKQIYVKAKIVELDDYLLSDIGFKFGILGAKSYSSGLYTFSSNLNNGAAINFDTRSIGLEIPNLTSSLALGASLNLLNKTYALDIVSEPTLLCLNNIASSIYVGETISIQTGSTTTDGGTTKNIFEREDVGLTLKVKPRVDSNKVLLDIEAILEGIKNNNTNNNPDTSKKRIKTTAFVNNGESIVLGGLIEKKKEKTVEKIPYASDIPLLGELFKNRNKNNSTKNLIIIITPYIVPKNKDLTYVTNELAKIKILEDKLLEKLLLNLKKKKEKIPVNKNKNLLHEERLKNYFAS; the protein is encoded by the coding sequence ATGAGATATCTATTTTTAACTTTACTACTTATATCTTTTTCTTTTTCAAAAGATAAAATTGATGTAAATTTCAATAACTTAGAACTTTTGCAACTTATTAAAATTACTTCTAAAACCCTTGGGAAAAAAATATTAGTTTCACAAAACATAGATGCAAAAGTAAATTTTGTCTCAAATGAACCAATATCAAAAGATGAACTTTTAAATATTTTAGAACTTTCTTTACAAGAAAATGGTTATATTCTTCAAGAAGATAAAAATATTTTAAAAGTTGTAAAGACAAAAAAAGCAAAAAAATTTAAAATAAAAAAAGAAAAAATCTATAAAAGAAAAGTAGAAGTTGTCAAATTAATAAATTTAGATGCAAAGCATGTCCAAAAGATATTAAATAAGATAATTGAGAAAAGAGAAACAAAAGATTCTTATAAGACAGTTGTTATTTATGAAGAGAGTTCAAACTCTCTTGTTCTTGATGGTTTAGAAAAACAAATTAATTCACTGCTGAAAATTATAAAAACCCTTGATAAAAGAAAGAAACAAATATATGTAAAAGCAAAAATCGTTGAACTTGATGATTATTTATTAAGTGATATTGGTTTTAAATTTGGGATATTAGGAGCTAAATCATATAGTTCAGGTCTTTATACTTTTAGTTCAAATTTAAATAATGGTGCAGCAATTAATTTTGATACAAGATCAATTGGATTAGAAATCCCAAACCTTACTTCCTCTCTTGCTTTAGGAGCTTCTTTAAATTTATTGAACAAAACTTACGCTTTAGATATTGTTTCTGAACCAACATTACTTTGTTTAAATAATATTGCAAGTTCAATTTATGTGGGAGAAACTATTTCCATACAAACAGGAAGTACAACTACAGATGGAGGGACAACTAAAAATATTTTTGAAAGAGAAGATGTGGGATTAACATTGAAAGTTAAACCAAGAGTTGATTCAAATAAAGTTTTATTAGATATTGAAGCTATTTTGGAAGGAATAAAAAATAATAACACAAATAATAACCCAGATACTTCAAAAAAAAGAATTAAAACTACAGCCTTTGTAAACAATGGTGAGAGTATTGTTTTAGGAGGACTTATTGAGAAAAAAAAAGAAAAAACTGTTGAAAAAATTCCTTATGCTAGTGATATTCCTTTATTAGGTGAACTCTTTAAAAATAGAAATAAGAATAATAGTACAAAAAACTTGATAATAATCATTACTCCATATATAGTTCCAAAGAATAAAGATTTAACTTATGTAACAAATGAATTAGCAAAAATAAAAATCTTAGAAGATAAACTTTTAGAAAAATTATTATTAAATTTAAAAAAGAAAAAAGAAAAAATACCTGTAAATAAAAATAAAAATTTATTGCATGAAGAGAGATTGAAAAACTATTTTGCTTCATAA
- a CDS encoding BCCT family transporter codes for MKVSNIGIFKGMNRKMSIISIFLILISVFFTGYFPKKSESFLQNIRELLNPFLEWYYVLLVAFLLFLMIWLGMGRYRNVRLGSDAEQPEFTFFSWVSMLFAAGTGVGILFWSVAQPIMQFQNNPFTNSNMNPEAAIVGLSLSYFHWGLNGWAIFSFIAITMAYFAYRHNYPLTIRSALYPILGKKVDGPLGDIVDILAVFGTIFGIATTLGLGVQQMNAGLSHVLGIKSSLSFQLIVMVVIMVIATISVVSGVSKGVKLLSVGNFWLSIFVLAFLLVYGPTQYLIGITIEATGTYVQDIIKLTFHTNVTRDSDWQTVWTVFFWGWWIAWSPFVGMFIARISRGRTFGEFVAGVLLTPTLITIIWIGLFGGTALYEQLFMGKDVISAVNTDVSAALFIMLKNMDIGFMSEIMSILMIVLIATYLITSANAGTLVITTILASGSISPPSGHRALWGVIMTLLTGVLIVAGGLKTLQAAVITAALPFSVIIITMVAGLLKSLSLENTPARSGNQEITAREPWILDDEVGEEGVLIDELNPEVKRLEEPEYK; via the coding sequence ATGAAAGTCTCCAATATTGGTATTTTTAAAGGAATGAATAGAAAAATGTCAATTATTTCTATTTTCTTAATTCTTATTTCTGTATTTTTCACGGGATATTTTCCAAAAAAAAGTGAAAGTTTTTTACAAAATATTAGAGAATTATTAAATCCTTTTTTAGAGTGGTATTATGTTTTATTAGTAGCATTTTTACTTTTTTTAATGATATGGCTTGGAATGGGAAGGTATAGAAATGTAAGGCTTGGTTCTGATGCCGAACAACCTGAATTTACCTTTTTCTCTTGGGTATCTATGTTATTTGCTGCTGGTACAGGTGTTGGTATTTTATTTTGGTCTGTGGCTCAGCCTATAATGCAGTTTCAAAATAATCCATTTACCAATTCTAATATGAATCCTGAAGCAGCAATCGTTGGATTGTCTCTTAGTTACTTTCATTGGGGATTAAATGGTTGGGCAATTTTTTCTTTTATTGCAATTACTATGGCATATTTTGCTTATAGGCACAACTATCCTTTAACTATTCGTTCTGCTTTATATCCTATTTTAGGGAAAAAAGTTGATGGACCATTAGGTGATATTGTAGATATACTTGCTGTATTTGGTACGATATTTGGTATCGCTACAACACTTGGTCTTGGAGTTCAACAAATGAATGCAGGACTTAGTCATGTTCTTGGGATTAAAAGTTCTTTATCTTTTCAATTAATTGTCATGGTAGTTATTATGGTTATTGCTACTATTTCAGTTGTATCAGGAGTAAGTAAAGGCGTAAAACTTTTATCTGTAGGAAACTTTTGGCTTAGTATTTTTGTTTTAGCCTTTTTACTTGTATATGGTCCAACGCAATATCTAATTGGAATAACAATTGAAGCTACTGGAACATATGTGCAAGATATTATTAAATTAACTTTTCATACAAATGTTACAAGAGATAGTGATTGGCAAACTGTTTGGACAGTATTCTTTTGGGGCTGGTGGATTGCTTGGTCACCTTTTGTAGGAATGTTTATTGCAAGGATATCAAGAGGTAGAACTTTTGGTGAGTTTGTTGCAGGCGTTTTATTAACGCCAACTCTTATTACAATAATATGGATTGGTCTTTTTGGTGGAACAGCTTTATATGAACAACTTTTTATGGGAAAAGATGTAATAAGTGCAGTAAATACTGATGTATCAGCTGCATTATTTATCATGCTTAAAAACATGGATATAGGTTTTATGTCAGAGATTATGTCTATACTTATGATTGTACTTATAGCTACATATTTAATTACCTCTGCAAATGCAGGAACATTAGTTATTACTACAATTTTAGCTTCGGGTTCTATTTCTCCTCCTTCTGGTCATAGAGCTTTATGGGGAGTGATAATGACTTTACTTACAGGAGTTTTAATTGTTGCTGGGGGTCTAAAAACTCTTCAAGCTGCTGTTATTACAGCTGCACTTCCTTTTTCTGTTATTATAATTACAATGGTAGCTGGATTATTAAAAAGTCTAAGTTTAGAAAATACTCCTGCAAGATCAGGTAATCAAGAAATTACAGCTAGAGAACCTTGGATTTTAGATGATGAAGTAGGGGAGGAGGGAGTATTAATTGACGAACTAAATCCTGAAGTAAAAAGGTTGGAAGAACCTGAATATAAGTAG
- a CDS encoding HNH endonuclease, which produces MILDLKYVLIGFLIIASIIPLYIYRKQIYRRLYKKGSTKGFMKDCEIYLVSNHPKIPFDFSIEKKYRDEKDIRVKETLIVEDFINQYLEYEYDLITQKSVPKESLWAGYEANSRLIKDNKRPIDWAKRKEAAWNRDKGLCNRCGTKIKLVDAQVLLAKQMKDGGGFNLENIVILCTDCAKVIKSANKQKTAKDLNITYKLMKKVEG; this is translated from the coding sequence ATGATTTTAGACTTAAAATATGTACTTATAGGCTTTTTAATTATTGCATCTATAATTCCTTTATACATTTATAGAAAACAAATATATAGAAGACTTTATAAAAAAGGAAGTACAAAAGGTTTTATGAAGGATTGTGAAATTTATTTAGTTTCCAATCATCCTAAAATTCCTTTTGATTTTAGTATTGAAAAAAAATATAGAGATGAAAAAGATATTAGAGTAAAAGAGACTTTAATAGTTGAAGACTTTATAAACCAATATTTAGAGTATGAATATGATCTTATTACTCAAAAATCAGTCCCTAAAGAGAGTCTTTGGGCAGGATACGAAGCAAACTCTAGACTTATAAAAGATAATAAAAGACCAATTGATTGGGCAAAAAGAAAAGAAGCTGCTTGGAATAGAGATAAAGGGCTTTGTAACAGATGTGGAACAAAAATAAAACTTGTTGATGCTCAAGTTCTTCTGGCAAAACAGATGAAAGATGGCGGAGGTTTCAATCTAGAAAATATTGTTATTCTTTGTACAGATTGTGCAAAAGTTATTAAATCTGCAAACAAACAAAAAACAGCAAAAGATTTAAATATTACATATAAACTTATGAAAAAAGTAGAAGGATAA
- a CDS encoding DUF5644 domain-containing protein: MILELSIFRFDAKSDYLPYYKKHFIKIKKQETLLDIFNEINIDEPFDFIDNKDFGVVVNKKYTTLEVSIKKLVDNFGKDLIIEPLSIRRANKDFIIDQCDFEEKLEILNEFTTTEDKSEYLENKLYFYASNTLNFQYEYIGDAIILLAHKLIERTPSFKDKILKLLQKQEYSVEYHTSLENRLLDFDKTIEEKINQIKNELGLIKSIEEQNFCIDKSSNVKFHDYDLSSLIKHDFNGFNLTYYYGKNKDSEVENFLNRLNAKQIKLENENIDLNLETFHLNQNFIIKLAATIMLEAFDAGADLLIVDSVEVFKLFDANRLSLSKAVGREVIIPVLHKSELFNLSFNEHEKIKKELFKHEIDPEII, translated from the coding sequence ATGATACTAGAATTATCAATATTTAGATTTGATGCAAAATCTGATTATTTACCCTATTACAAAAAACATTTTATAAAAATAAAAAAACAAGAGACTTTACTTGATATTTTTAATGAAATAAATATTGATGAACCTTTTGATTTTATAGATAATAAAGATTTTGGTGTTGTAGTAAATAAAAAATATACAACACTAGAAGTTAGTATAAAAAAATTAGTTGATAATTTTGGAAAAGATTTGATTATCGAACCTTTATCAATTAGACGAGCTAACAAAGATTTTATAATTGATCAATGTGATTTTGAAGAGAAACTTGAAATACTAAATGAGTTTACCACAACAGAAGATAAAAGTGAATACCTAGAAAACAAACTATATTTTTATGCTTCAAACACGTTAAATTTTCAATATGAATATATTGGTGATGCAATTATTTTACTTGCTCACAAGCTTATTGAAAGAACACCAAGTTTTAAAGATAAAATTCTTAAATTATTACAAAAACAAGAGTATTCTGTAGAGTATCATACAAGTTTAGAGAATAGACTTCTTGATTTTGATAAAACAATTGAAGAGAAAATAAATCAAATAAAAAATGAATTAGGACTTATAAAAAGTATTGAAGAACAAAACTTTTGTATAGATAAGTCTTCAAATGTAAAATTTCATGATTATGATTTAAGTTCTTTAATTAAGCATGACTTCAATGGTTTTAATCTTACATACTACTATGGAAAAAATAAAGATAGTGAAGTAGAAAACTTTTTAAATAGGCTAAATGCAAAACAAATAAAACTTGAAAATGAAAATATTGATTTAAACCTTGAAACATTCCATCTTAACCAGAATTTTATTATAAAACTTGCTGCAACTATTATGCTTGAAGCTTTTGATGCAGGAGCAGACTTACTTATAGTTGATAGTGTTGAAGTGTTTAAGTTATTTGATGCAAATAGACTAAGTCTTAGTAAAGCAGTAGGAAGAGAAGTAATTATTCCAGTATTACATAAAAGTGAACTTTTTAATTTAAGTTTTAATGAGCATGAGAAAATCAAAAAAGAGTTATTTAAACACGAAATTGATCCTGAGATAATATAA
- the murA gene encoding UDP-N-acetylglucosamine 1-carboxyvinyltransferase, whose amino-acid sequence MEYLKIIGQNPLQGEVSISGAKNAALPLIASTILAKNEVNICNMPDVVDINTLLKLIDKLGGSFSKTAECIKIDTSKLHNTTATYDIVKTMRASILVLGPILARFGHCEVSLPGGCAIGQRPVDLHLKALEAMGANIEIKHGYIEATAPNGLKGAKIVFDKVTVGGTENTVMAAALADGITTIINAAKEPEVVQLCEVIANAGVKIEGIGTSKLLIHGTNKQLLEFKDFDVIPDRIEAGTYMCAAAISNCKLKINKVIPLHLEAIISKLEEMNFEVLQDENSVTIMPTDEIKPVNIVTTEYPGFPTDMQAQFMALATQANGTSTIDERLFENRFMHVSELLRLGADIHLNGNIATINGQTGQLNGTDVMATDLRASSALVLCALVAKGETSIHRIYHLDRGYEDLEGKLSKIGATVSRHKE is encoded by the coding sequence ATGGAATATTTAAAAATTATCGGTCAAAATCCTCTTCAAGGTGAAGTATCTATCTCAGGGGCAAAAAATGCAGCTTTACCTTTAATCGCATCAACAATCTTAGCAAAAAATGAAGTAAATATTTGTAATATGCCAGATGTTGTTGATATTAATACACTTTTAAAACTTATTGATAAACTTGGTGGAAGTTTTTCAAAAACAGCTGAATGCATCAAAATTGATACTTCAAAACTACATAATACAACTGCGACTTATGATATCGTTAAAACAATGAGAGCTTCAATCTTAGTACTTGGTCCTATCTTAGCTAGATTTGGTCATTGTGAAGTATCACTTCCTGGTGGTTGTGCCATTGGTCAAAGACCTGTTGATTTACACTTAAAAGCCTTAGAGGCTATGGGTGCAAATATTGAAATCAAACATGGATATATAGAAGCAACTGCTCCAAATGGACTTAAAGGAGCTAAAATAGTATTTGATAAAGTTACTGTTGGTGGAACTGAAAATACAGTTATGGCAGCAGCTTTAGCAGATGGTATTACAACAATTATCAACGCAGCAAAAGAACCAGAAGTTGTTCAACTTTGTGAAGTTATTGCAAATGCTGGTGTTAAAATTGAAGGAATTGGAACTTCAAAACTTTTAATTCATGGTACAAATAAACAGTTACTAGAGTTTAAAGACTTTGATGTAATTCCAGATAGAATTGAAGCAGGAACTTATATGTGTGCTGCTGCTATTTCTAACTGCAAACTTAAAATAAATAAAGTGATTCCTTTACACCTTGAAGCTATTATTTCAAAACTTGAAGAGATGAACTTTGAAGTTTTACAAGATGAAAATTCAGTAACAATTATGCCAACAGATGAAATCAAACCTGTAAATATTGTTACAACTGAATATCCAGGTTTCCCTACTGATATGCAAGCACAATTTATGGCACTTGCAACTCAAGCAAATGGAACAAGCACAATTGATGAAAGACTATTTGAAAATAGATTTATGCATGTTAGTGAACTATTAAGACTTGGTGCAGATATTCATCTAAATGGAAATATTGCAACAATCAATGGACAAACAGGACAATTAAATGGTACAGATGTTATGGCAACAGATTTAAGAGCTTCATCGGCATTAGTACTATGTGCATTAGTAGCAAAAGGAGAAACTTCAATCCATAGAATTTATCATCTTGATAGAGGTTATGAAGATTTAGAAGGTAAACTTAGCAAAATTGGTGCTACAGTAAGTAGGCATAAAGAGTAA
- a CDS encoding DMT family transporter, whose protein sequence is MTNNVSLGIKYMLFASFMFACMGAFAKELSDSMTSIEVVFFRNVFGVILIFISIYKKPLVQEGGKPWLLIFRGAIGFSALLFFFYNIANIPLGEAMTFSKTSTIFTAIFAFIFVKERLGFRGWLGVFIGFIGILFITGFDGSVLDKTDWLGILSGVGAALAYTSIRELRKYYDSRTIVLSFMLIGTIGPVLLMLVSEVYVNEKYDYIFGKFVMPQTSDWIYIISLGIVSTLAQIYMTKAYSVAKAGIIGTISYANIAFSILIGLLLGDTFPSIWIILGIILIVFSGVLVSSKKD, encoded by the coding sequence ATGACAAATAATGTCTCTTTGGGAATTAAGTATATGCTTTTCGCTTCTTTTATGTTTGCTTGCATGGGTGCATTTGCAAAAGAATTAAGTGATTCAATGACTTCAATTGAAGTTGTATTTTTTAGAAATGTATTTGGAGTGATTTTAATATTTATTTCTATTTATAAAAAACCATTAGTACAAGAAGGTGGTAAACCTTGGCTTTTGATTTTTAGAGGTGCTATTGGTTTTTCTGCTTTATTGTTTTTCTTTTATAATATTGCAAATATTCCCCTTGGTGAAGCTATGACTTTCTCTAAAACTTCAACAATATTTACAGCTATTTTTGCTTTTATATTTGTGAAAGAAAGACTTGGTTTTAGAGGATGGCTTGGTGTATTTATAGGTTTTATTGGAATTTTATTTATTACAGGTTTTGATGGAAGTGTTTTAGATAAAACAGATTGGTTAGGAATCTTATCAGGAGTTGGTGCTGCTTTAGCATACACTTCAATTCGAGAATTAAGAAAGTATTATGATAGTAGAACTATTGTTTTATCTTTTATGTTAATTGGAACAATTGGACCAGTACTTTTAATGCTAGTTTCAGAAGTTTATGTAAATGAAAAGTATGATTATATTTTTGGAAAGTTTGTTATGCCACAAACAAGTGATTGGATTTATATAATTTCTTTAGGAATTGTATCAACTTTGGCACAAATTTATATGACAAAAGCTTATTCAGTTGCAAAAGCTGGAATAATTGGTACAATATCTTATGCAAATATCGCCTTTAGTATTTTAATAGGACTATTGTTAGGTGATACTTTCCCTAGTATTTGGATAATATTAGGTATAATTTTAATTGTATTCAGTGGAGTTTTAGTCTCTTCAAAAAAGGATTAA